A stretch of the Argentina anserina chromosome 6, drPotAnse1.1, whole genome shotgun sequence genome encodes the following:
- the LOC126800928 gene encoding F-box/kelch-repeat protein At3g23880-like: protein MTEFSNIPEALTLQILLRLPPKSLMRFKCVHNSWHTLMKDSNFMANHFSTSMHNNVCSTIGVLYKRENFKSSDTGENESESLISLINICKPDGDGGDIHCLVEHVTEGQLSGFKALESAWIIGHCHGIICLRNDNKVILWNPAIREVKVTSPYVPDENLSDLGIGYDPKSNTYKVVHISNGTREQYGNGHTLFDRPKVEVL, encoded by the coding sequence ATGACAGAGTTTAGCAATATACCAGAAGCCTTGACATTGCAAATCCTATTAAGACTGCCACCTAAATCTCTAATGCGATTCAAGTGCGTTCATAATTCGTGGCATACTTTGATGAAGGATTCCAACTTCATGGCCAATCATTTTTCCACTTCCATGCACAATAATGTTTGTAGTACTATTGGTGTCCTTTATAAACGTGAAAATTTCAAGAGTTCTGACACTGGGGAGAATGAAAGCGAAAGTCTTATCTCATTGATTAATATCTGCAAACCtgatggtgatggtggtgATATTCATTGTCTTGTCGAGCATGTTACGGAGGGCCAGCTTAGTGGGTTCAAGGCTCTAGAGTCTGCATGGATTATAGGGCATTGTCATGGGATTATCTGTCTAAGAAATGATAATAAAGTAATTCTATGGAACCCAGCAATTAGGGAAGTCAAGGTCACTTCGCCATATGTTCCAGATGAGAACTTAAGTGATTTAGGAATAGGCTATGATCCTAAATCCAACACTTACAAAGTTGTTCACATTTCTAATGGTACTCGGGAACAATATGGTAATGGACATACCCTTTTCGATCGACCGAAAGTAGAAgtattgtaa